One segment of Streptosporangium brasiliense DNA contains the following:
- a CDS encoding RNA polymerase sigma factor, with protein MIGSPDLGLGLGPGAGAGEWSPRDDFDRVFDAHFAEIHRYVARRLDTDAADDIAAETFLVAFRDRDRFDAERGGVRPWLYGIATNLLARHRRSEVRRWKALSRIEAAGHVDSHENAVAVRVVAGQVTGRLAGALAGLAKRDRDVVLLVALGGLAHAEVAAALDIPYGTVASRLNRARKQLRRALGDVNPLEAADG; from the coding sequence GTGATCGGCTCCCCCGATCTCGGGCTCGGGCTCGGGCCCGGGGCCGGGGCCGGCGAGTGGTCGCCGCGCGACGACTTCGACCGGGTCTTCGACGCCCACTTCGCCGAGATCCACCGCTACGTCGCCCGGCGCCTGGACACCGACGCCGCCGACGACATCGCGGCCGAGACCTTCCTCGTGGCCTTCCGCGACCGCGACCGCTTCGACGCCGAGCGGGGCGGCGTCCGGCCCTGGCTGTACGGCATCGCCACCAACCTGCTGGCCAGACACCGGCGGAGCGAGGTACGCCGCTGGAAGGCGCTCAGCCGTATCGAGGCGGCAGGTCATGTGGACAGCCACGAGAACGCCGTGGCCGTCAGGGTCGTCGCCGGGCAGGTGACCGGCCGGCTCGCGGGGGCGCTGGCCGGCCTGGCCAAGCGCGACCGCGACGTCGTCCTGCTCGTCGCGCTCGGCGGGCTCGCCCACGCCGAGGTGGCGGCCGCGCTGGACATTCCCTACGGGACCGTGGCGTCCCGGCTGAACCGCGCCCGCAAGCAGCTCCGCAGGGCACTGGGCGACGTCAACCCACTGGAGGCCGCCGATGGATGA
- the dnaK gene encoding molecular chaperone DnaK: MARAVGIDLGTTNSVVSILEGGEPTVIANAQGSRTTPSVVAFAKNGEVLVGEVAKRQAVTNVDRTIRSVKREMGTNWSVEIDGKKFSPQQISAFVLQKLKQDAEAYLGEKITDAVITVPAYFNDAQRQATQEAGTIAGLNVLRIINEPTAAALAYGLDKEKDETILVFDLGGGTFDVSLLDVGQEDGHGFVEVKATSGDNHLGGDDWDQRVVDELATRFKNAHGVDLTKDKMALQRLREAAEKAKIELSSQSETSVNLPYITASAEGPLHLEEKLTRAEFQRITADLLERTKGPFNQVIKDAGIKVSDIAHVVLVGGSTRMPAVAELVKELTGGKEPNKGVNPDEVVAIGAALQAGVLKGEVKDVLLLDVTPLSLGIETKGGIFTKIIERNTTIPTKRSEVFTTAEDNQPSVQIQVYQGEREIAAYNKKLATFELTGIAPAPRGIPQIEVTFDIDANGIVNVSAKDLGTGKEQTMTITGGSALPKDDIERMMREAESYAEEDKKRREDAETRNNADSLVYQTEKFLGENAEKVPDDIKTEVNEALAELKKTLEGTDSAEIRTAAEKLATVSQKMGSAIYAQSQGSEAQAGAAGADDAAGQKADEDVVEAEIVDDEPKREDGKK; encoded by the coding sequence ATGGCACGTGCGGTAGGTATCGACCTGGGGACGACCAACTCCGTCGTCTCGATCCTCGAGGGCGGTGAGCCCACCGTCATCGCCAACGCGCAGGGCTCGCGGACCACGCCGTCCGTGGTCGCCTTCGCCAAGAACGGCGAGGTCCTCGTCGGTGAGGTCGCCAAGCGGCAGGCCGTCACCAACGTGGACCGCACGATCCGCTCGGTCAAGCGCGAGATGGGCACCAACTGGTCCGTCGAGATCGACGGCAAGAAGTTCTCCCCGCAGCAGATCAGCGCCTTCGTCCTGCAGAAGCTCAAGCAGGACGCCGAGGCCTACCTGGGCGAGAAGATCACCGACGCGGTGATCACCGTCCCGGCCTACTTCAACGACGCCCAGCGCCAGGCGACGCAGGAAGCCGGCACCATCGCCGGCCTCAACGTCCTGCGCATCATCAACGAGCCCACCGCGGCGGCGCTCGCCTACGGCCTGGACAAGGAGAAGGACGAGACCATCCTCGTCTTCGACCTCGGCGGCGGCACCTTCGACGTGTCCCTGCTCGACGTCGGCCAGGAGGACGGCCACGGCTTCGTCGAGGTCAAGGCCACCAGCGGCGACAACCACCTCGGTGGTGACGACTGGGACCAGCGCGTCGTCGACGAGCTCGCGACCCGGTTCAAGAACGCCCACGGCGTGGACCTGACCAAGGACAAGATGGCCCTCCAGCGCCTGCGCGAGGCGGCGGAGAAGGCCAAGATCGAGCTCTCCAGCCAGTCGGAGACCTCCGTCAACCTCCCCTACATCACCGCCTCGGCCGAGGGCCCCCTCCACCTGGAGGAGAAGCTCACCCGCGCCGAGTTCCAGCGGATCACCGCCGACCTGCTCGAGCGGACCAAGGGCCCGTTCAACCAGGTCATCAAGGACGCCGGCATCAAGGTCTCCGACATCGCCCACGTGGTGCTCGTCGGCGGCTCGACCCGCATGCCCGCGGTCGCCGAGCTCGTCAAGGAGCTGACCGGCGGCAAGGAGCCCAACAAGGGCGTCAACCCGGACGAGGTCGTGGCCATCGGCGCCGCCCTCCAGGCCGGTGTGCTCAAGGGTGAGGTCAAGGACGTCCTGCTGCTCGACGTGACCCCGCTGTCGCTGGGCATCGAGACCAAGGGCGGCATCTTCACCAAGATCATTGAGCGCAACACCACGATCCCGACCAAGCGCTCGGAGGTCTTCACCACGGCCGAGGACAACCAGCCGTCGGTGCAGATCCAGGTCTACCAGGGCGAGCGCGAGATCGCCGCCTACAACAAGAAGCTGGCCACCTTCGAGCTGACCGGCATCGCCCCGGCGCCGCGCGGCATCCCGCAGATCGAGGTCACCTTCGACATCGACGCCAACGGCATCGTCAACGTCTCCGCCAAGGACCTCGGCACCGGCAAGGAGCAGACGATGACGATCACCGGCGGCTCCGCGCTGCCGAAGGACGACATCGAGCGCATGATGCGCGAGGCCGAGTCCTACGCCGAAGAGGACAAGAAGCGCCGCGAGGACGCCGAGACGCGCAACAACGCCGACTCGCTCGTCTACCAGACCGAGAAGTTCCTCGGCGAGAACGCCGAGAAGGTCCCGGACGACATCAAGACCGAGGTCAACGAGGCGCTCGCCGAGCTCAAGAAGACGCTTGAGGGCACCGACTCGGCCGAGATCCGCACCGCGGCCGAGAAGCTCGCCACCGTCAGCCAGAAGATGGGCTCGGCGATCTACGCCCAGTCCCAGGGCTCCGAGGCTCAGGCCGGCGCCGCCGGCGCCGACGACGCGGCCGGCCAGAAGGCCGACGAGGACGTGGTCGAGGCCGAGATCGTGGACGACGAGCCGAAGCGCGAAGACGGCAAGAAGTGA
- the grpE gene encoding nucleotide exchange factor GrpE: MNTRENGSAEEPVIRDNRKIDPETGEVREAVKEQAGQPAPAADLASVELATQLAERTADLQRLQAEYSNYRKRVERDRSAVKEQAVAGVLAELLPVLDDIGRARDHGELTGGFAKVSESLEAATGKLGLSAFGTKGEPFDPTVHEALLHSYSPDVTEPTCVEILQSGYRIGERVLRPARVAVAEPEESTSNDN; this comes from the coding sequence GTGAACACGCGTGAGAACGGTTCCGCGGAGGAGCCGGTGATCCGCGACAACCGCAAGATCGACCCGGAGACGGGCGAGGTCCGCGAGGCGGTCAAGGAGCAGGCCGGACAGCCTGCTCCGGCCGCCGACCTCGCCTCGGTCGAGCTGGCCACCCAGCTCGCCGAGCGCACCGCGGACCTGCAGCGCCTCCAGGCGGAGTATTCCAACTACCGCAAGCGGGTCGAGCGGGACCGGAGCGCGGTCAAGGAGCAGGCGGTGGCCGGCGTGCTGGCCGAGCTGCTGCCGGTCCTCGACGACATCGGCCGGGCCCGTGACCACGGAGAGCTCACCGGCGGCTTCGCCAAGGTGAGCGAGTCGCTGGAGGCGGCCACCGGGAAGCTGGGACTGAGTGCCTTCGGCACCAAGGGCGAGCCTTTCGACCCGACGGTGCACGAGGCGCTCCTGCACAGCTACTCCCCCGACGTCACCGAGCCGACCTGCGTGGAGATCCTGCAGTCCGGTTACCGGATCGGCGAGCGTGTGCTCCGCCCGGCGCGGGTCGCG